From a single Lolium rigidum isolate FL_2022 chromosome 7, APGP_CSIRO_Lrig_0.1, whole genome shotgun sequence genomic region:
- the LOC124671885 gene encoding probable serine/threonine-protein kinase PBL21 — protein MAEPAKGRADRGRPARGGGGLGGADRRRSWPRRGRQDHGSSRAGAAGARPTRPREQPGRADEGGSSRRRGRPGRSRLAAGAAGAGLAGSGGSRRYGALLGCLVVAVIIGVVVIFCHFRRRKYKIESSKKDIEVAEASVEYEELTCKQMSIKEIYNATENLRLSNIIGQGVAGKVYKGMLANGWSVAVKHIIKNEHAETFLREVTSLSHVRHPNLVSLRGYCDGQDECFLVYELCVNGNLSEWLFGKDKNLSWIQRLQIALGSACGLWFLHIYPEGCIVHRDIKPTNILLGVDMEPKLADFGLSRCMDIGVSHVSSEVRGTFGYVDPEYRHNHRVHAAGDVYSFGMVLLQLLSGKRAINIQNTTKPISLDKMASMLIREGNVLEFADPRLNGEYSEEAFDLSLKLALSCTGHKQQRPSMEQVVSRLEKALEISMGDDDKRNTISFVDSFA, from the exons ATGGCAGAGCCGGCCAAGGGTAGGGCCGACCGGGGAAGGCCGGCCAGAGGCGGTGGCGGCCTGGGCGGCGCCGACCGGCGGCGGAGTTGGCCGAGGCGAGGCCGGCAGGACCACGGGAGTAGCCGCGCGGGGGCGGCCGGGGCGAGGCCGACCAGACCACGGGAGCAGCCGGGCAGGGCCGACGAGGGCGGGAGcagccggcggcgggggcggccgggACGGAGCCGGTTGGCAGCGGGGGCGGCCGGGGCAGGGCTGGCTGGCAGCGGGGGCAGCCGGA GATATGGAGCACTTCTCGGGTGCCTCGTCGTGGCCGTGATCATCGGGGTTGTTGTCATTTTCTGCCACTTCAGGAGAAGAAAATACAAGATCGAATCGTCAAAAAAAGATATTG AGGTCGCTGAGGCCTCCGTCGAGTATGAGGAGCTTACCTGCAAGCAGATGTCGATCAAAGAGATATACAACGCAACTGAAAACTTACGTCTTTCAAACATCATCGGGCAGGGAGTTGCAG GAAAAGTGTACAAAGGAATGCTTGCAAATGGCTGGTCTGTTGCCGTGAAACACATAATCAAGAATGAGCATGCAGAAACCTTCCTAAGAGAAGTTACAAGCCTCTCACATGTGAGGCATCCAAATCTGGTGTCATTAAGAGGCTACTGCGACGGGCAGGACGAGTGCTTTCTCGTGTATGAGCTGTGTGTCAATGGTAACCTATCAGAGTGGCTATTTG GGAAGGATAAGAATCTATCATGGATCCAGAGACTGCAGATCGCCCTTGGCAGTGCTTGCGGCCTTTGGTTCCTTCACATATACCCTGAAGGCTGCATTGTTCACCGAGACATAAAG CCAACCAATATACTTCTTGGGGTTGATATGGAGCCCAAACTCGCGGATTTTGGACTGTCGAGATGCATGGACATAGGTGTATCACACGTAAGCTCTGAAGTTAGAGGAACTTTTGGCTACGTCGACCCAGAGTACCGGCACAACCACAGGGTGCATGCTGCAGGGGATGTATACAGCTTTGGTATGGTACTCCTACAGCTCCTGTCAGGAAAGCGAGCAATCAACATCCAGAACACTACTAAGCCAATTTCACTGGACAAaatg GCTTCTATGCTCATCAGAGAAGGAAATGTGCTGGAATTTGCTGATCCAAGGCTGAATGGAGAATACTCAGAAGAGGCATTTGATCTCAGTCTGAAGCTTGCTCTCTCATGCACCGGCCACAAGCAGCAGCGACCATCCATGGAGCAAGTTGTATCAAGGCTAGAGAAGGCTCTAGAGATCTCCATGGGAGACGATGATAAGCGCAACACCATCAGTTTTGTTGATTCCTTTGCATAG
- the LOC124677773 gene encoding uncharacterized protein LOC124677773, translated as MPGPGAHLLYALSGGAALSRLAGDGGRRFGPHHCAVYAANAFLGPDLGSFAEWLASFFPSASAEAAGDLAMAAVHHPFYYPLLLGLPLACLYAWLSRRLLRAGLLDAPNGVALSKTQCFLLIAAGSLSHFFLDHLFEENGHSTMYTWILSTGWWQGRAPINSDAVFVIGLLCICLIGGYVYINRVKHGKSVIEKSNQSFFLILVIAALYCMWCASQIYLQNPPQPAIGEEADLGVIIFLAIYLFLPHGLCAMSMNQTNYTEALDELPL; from the exons ATGCCGGGGCCGGGGGCGCACCTGCTGTACGCGCTGTCCGGCGGGGCGGCGCTCTCGCGGCTCGCCGGGGACGGTGGCCGCCGCTTCGGCCCGCACCACTGCGCCGTCTACGCCGCCAACGCCTTCCTCGGCCCGGACCTCGGCTCCTTCGCCGAGTGGCTCGCCTCATTTTTTCCCTCTGCCTCCGCGGAGGCCGCCGGGGACCTCGCCATGGCCGCCGTCCACCACCCCTTCTACTACccgctcctcctcggcctcccgctCGCATGCCTCTACGCCTGGCTCTCGCGGCGGCTTCTCCGCGCCGGCCTGCTCGACGCGCCCAACGGG GTAGCATTAAGCAAGACGCAGTGCTTCTTGCTTATCGCAGCCGGCTCGCTCTCCCACTTCTTCTTGGATCACTTGTTCGAG GAAAATGGCCATTCTACAATGTATACTTGGATACTGAGCACTGGTTGGTGGCAAGGCCGTGCTCCTATCAATTCAGATGCAGTGTTTGTTATTGGCCTTCTTTGCATTTGCCTCATTGGAGGATATGTGTACATCAACAG AGTGAAGCATGGAAAATCGGTGATCGAAAAGTCAAACCAATCTTTCTTTCTCATCCTGGTGATAGCCGCCCTGTACTGTATGTGGTGTGCCAGTCAGATATACCTGCAAAATCCCCCACAGCCCGCCATAGGTGAAGAGGCTGATCTTGGAGTGATAATCTTTCTTGCAATTTACCTTTTTCTCCCGCATGGCTTGTGTGCCATGTCGATGAACCAAACAAATTACACTGAAGCATTGGATGAATTGCCACTTTAA
- the LOC124679010 gene encoding probable RNA-dependent RNA polymerase 2, whose protein sequence is MAAAAAAVSTATVRVFNIPPSAVATELLAFFDSAVAADGAAYACEIAAARRGWLSRGHGTVQFDSTAAATAATKLASTGRLPHFLGSRLSVTPATTDLLPRAPELALRVASARLLVGDRVAERELEEADAWDGVRVEVIPGKRRLDLYLNHKSQRYKLGVHFEDIGHCFGCSLDGMKAILLQLTYAPRIHTTISGPAVYARFTEDRFHACKEDANFTWVRALDFTPNQSFGKCSTIVLKLDDGASVSNILDSIPFSGELGELVVSSMDVSPSSKVVPLVDCPSGCSVSYEALFRLNSLVHMGKIVAKHVNADLFKALEGIPDHISRRIFEKMSKLESTCYEPLQFIQQQACSRKMSHNPLLFRKIESEGKLMRCYRIHITPTKIYCLGPEEEVSNYVVKHHIKYASDFVRVTFVDEDWSKLFPDAISARNGQGFFSQPFKTGLYYRILSILKEGFSVGPKKYEFLAFSASQLRGSSVWMFASNDSLNAEDIRRWMGHFEGIRSVSKCAARMGQLFSSSRQTFEIAVSQQVEEIPDIEVTTDGTKYTFSDGIGKMSERFAKDIAHLIGLDHVNPPSAFQIRFGGYKGVVAVDPDSFRRLSLRPSMKKFESKSTMFNVTSWSKPQPCYMNREIISLLSTLGIRDETFELMQHDDMRELDEMLNNREAALSVLGKIGSAETKTASKMLLQGYEPSLEPYLLMILKAHQDNRLTDIRTRCKIHVPKGRVLLGCLDETGELKYGQVFIRITKSSKEQKENDQPYFCEDNRDNGKAIVVGKVTISKNPCLHPGDIRVLEAVYDQGLYDKNLVDCVVFPQRGERPHPNECSGGDLDGDLYFITWDDKLIPEKVDTPMDYTAARPRIMDHVVTIEEIQKNFVDYMINDSLGAISTAHLIHADRHPMKARSPECLQLAALHSMAVDFAKTGAPAEMPRALRPREYPDFMERWEKPMYISNGVLGKLYRAAANRMETSHALSSLVQSNPAFDSDLEVPGFEVFLERAEEYYDLYAEKLTTLMTYYGAAHEEEILTGNIRNKLMYLKRDNKRYFEMKDRIIDSVAGLHKELLGLFKSDPKEEWSRMASAWYHVTYHPDHRRPGKKQFWSFPWIICDELLKIKESSANQRRQQADDDVPAPAPMDCGP, encoded by the exons atggcggcggcggcggcggccgtctcCACGGCCACGGTGCGAGTCTTCAATATCCCGCCATCGGCCGTCGCCACCGAGCTTCTCGCCTTTTTcgactccgccgtcgccgctgacGGCGCCGCATACGCCTGCGAGatagccgccgcccgccgcggctGGCTCAGCCGAGGCCACGGGACCGTTCAGTTCgattccaccgccgccgccactgctGCTACCAAACTCGCCTCCACCGGTCGCCTACCCCACTTCCTCGGCTCCCGCCTCTCCGTCACCCCTGCCACCACCGACCTCCTCCCCCGGGCGCCCGAACTTGCGCTCCGCGTGGCAAGCGCGCGCCTCCTCGTCGGAGACCGCGTCGCCGAGCGCGAATTGGAGGAGGCCGATGCCTGGGACGGCGTGCGCGTGGAGGTCATCCCGGGGAAGCGGCGCCTGGACCTGTACCTGAATCACAAGTCCCAGAGGTACAAGCTTGGGGTGCATTTCGAGGACATTGGGCACTGCTTCGGGTGCAGCCTGGAtgggatgaaagccatcttgctgCAG CTCACATATGCACCAAGAATACATACCACAATTTCCGGGCCTGCAGTTTATGCAAGGTTCACAGAGGACCGCTTTCATGCATGCAAGGAGGATGCCAATTTTACCTGGGTCAGAGCACTAGATTTTACACCTAACCAGTCTTTTGGGAAGTGTTCTACTATTGTCCTAAAACTGGATGATGGTGCATCAGTGTCAAATATTCTTGATAGCATACCCTTTTCAGGAGAATTAGGGGAATTGGTCGTTTCTTCAATGGATGTTAGCCCCTCATCCAAAGTGGTTCCCCTTGTTGACTGTCCAAGTGGTTGTTCAGTGTCTTATGAAGCTCTTTTCCGTCTCAATTCTCTTGTTCACATGGGGAAGATAGTTGCTAAACATGTTAATGCTGATTTGTTTAAAGCTCTTGAAGGAATACCAGATCATATTTCAAGGAGGATTTTCGAGAAAATGAGCAAGTTAGAGTCTACATGCTACGAACCTTTGCAATTCATCCAACAACAGGCCTGTAGCAGGAAGATGAGCCACAATCCTTTGTTGTTCCGGAAGATTGAATCCGAAGGGAAATTAATGAGGTGTTACAGAATTCACATTACTCCAACAAAAATATACTGCTTGGGACCTGAGGAAGAAGTTTCAAATTATGTGGTTAAACATCATATTAAGTATGCTTCTGACTTCGTTAGAGTTACTTTTGTTGACGAAGACTGGAGTAAGCTGTTTCCAGATGCAATCTCAGCTAGAAATGGACAAGGGTTCTTTTCCCAACCCTTCAAAACTGGCCTGTATTATCGCATTTTATCCATTCTAAAAGAAGGGTTTTCTGTTGGTCCAAAGAAATATGAGTTTTTGGCCTTCTCAGCAAGTCAACTTCGTGGCAGTTCTGTTTGGATGTTTGCTTCTAATGATTCTTTGAACGCAGAGGATATAAGAAGGTGGATGGGCCACTTTGAAGGAATTCGTTCAGTATCTAAGTGTGCGGCCAGAATGGGCCAGCTGTTCAGCTCTTCCAGGCAAACATTTGAAATCGCAGTATCACAGCAGGTGGAAGAGATTCCAGATATTGAAGTCACAACTGATGGCACTAAGTACACATTTTCTGATGGCATCGGGAAGATGTCTGAGAGATTTGCCAAAGATATTGCTCACCTAATTGGACTAGACCATGTTAACCCTCCTTCAGCTTTTCAAATAAGGTTTGGTGGCTATAAAGGAgttgttgctgttgatcctgattcGTTTCGTAGACTTTCTCTACGACCTAGTATGAAGAAATTTGAATCAAAGAGCACAATGTTTAACGTTACAAGTTGGAGCAAGCCCCAGCCATGCTATATGAATCgtgaaattatctctctcctttcAACTTTGGGAATACGAGATGAGACATTTGAGTTGATGCAACACGATGATATGCGTGAATTAGATGAAATGCTGAACAACAGAGAAGCTGCTCTTTCTGTCCTGGGGAAAATTGGTAGCGCTGAAACCAAGACAGCATCTAAGATGTTGCTGCAAGGTTATGAACCAAGTTTAGAGCCTTACCTGTTGATGATTCTTAAGGCCCACCAGGATAATAGGCTGACTGACATAAGAACTAGATGTAAGATTCATGTTCCGAAAGGTCGTGTTCTTCTTGGTTGTTTGGATGAGACAGGTGAATTAAAATATGGTCAAGTTTTCATCAGAATTACAAAGAGCAGCAAAGAGCAGAAAGAGAACGATCAACCGTATTTTTGTGAAGATAATAGAGATAATGGGAAAGCAATTGTTGTCGGGAAAGTTACAATATCGAAAAATCCTTGTCTCCATCCTGGTGACATCAGAGTACTTGAAGCTGTCTATGACCAGGGGCTGTATGACAAGAATCTGGTTGATTGTGTCGTCTTCCCTCAAAGAGGAGAAAG GCCTCATCCAAATGAATGCTCCGGGGGTGATTTGGATGGTGACCTCTATTTTATCACTTGGGATGACAAACTCATTCCAGAGAAGGTTGATACACCGATGGACTACACTGCAGCAAGGCCGCGTATAATGGATCATGTTGTTACAATTGAG GAAATTCAGAAGAACTTTGTGGATTACATGATAAATGACTCGCTGGGTGCTATCTCAACTGCTCACTTGATCCACGCTGACCGTCATCCAATGAAAGCTCGCAGCCCAGAGTGCCTCCAGCTAGCTGCTTTGCATTCAATGGCAGTCGACTTCGCCAAGACGGGGGCTCCAGCTGAAATGCCCCGAGCACTGAGACCGAGGGAGTACCCTGACTTCATGGAACGATGGGAAAAACCTATGTATATCTCAAATGGAGTTCTGGGCAAGCTCTACCGAGCAGCTGCGAACCGTATGGAGACCTCGCATGCTCTCTCATCCTTGGTTCAGTCGAACCCTGCATTCGATTCTGACCTTGAGGTCCCTGGCTTTGAGGTATTCCTGGAACGCGCAGAGGAGTACTATGACCTGTACGCGGAGAAGCTGACCACACTGATGACCTACTACGGTGCGGCGCACGAAGAAGAGATCCTGACTGGCAACATCCGGAACAAGCTCATGTACCTGAAGAGGGACAACAAGAGGTACTTCGAGATGAAGGACCGCATCATCGACTCGGTCGCCGGCCTGCACAAGGAGTTGCTGGGTTTGTTCAAGAGCGACCCGAAGGAGGAGTGGTCGAGGATGGCGTCGGCGTGGTACCACGTGACTTACCACCCGGACCACCGCCGGCCGGGGAAGAAGCAGTTCTGGAGCTTCCCGTGGATCATCTGCGACGAGCTGCTGAAAATCAAGGAGTCCAGTGCCAATCAGCGCAGGCAGCAAGCGGATGATGATGTGCCGGCGCCAGCCCCGATGGACTGCGGCCCCTGA
- the LOC124679339 gene encoding MLP-like protein 423 has protein sequence MASKVELVVEVKSAADKLWTALRDSTELFPKIFPEQYKSIETVEGDGKSVGTVRLLKYAEGVPLVTFAKEKVEVADDEKKVVSYSVVDGELVSFYTNFRVTVQVTPSTKEGEGAVVNWTMVFDKASEQVPEPDVIKETAAKTFHDLDDYLLKN, from the exons ATGGCGTCCAAGGTCGAGCTGGTGGTGGAGGTGAAGTCGGCGGCGGACAAGCTGTGGACGGCGCTGCGTGATTCGACGGAGCTGTTCCCCAAGATCTTCCCCGAGCAGTACAAGAGCATCGAGACCGTCGAGGGCGACGGCAAGTCCGTCGGCACCGTCCGCCTCCTCAAATACGCCGAGG GGGTTCCGCTGGTGACGTTCGCCAAGGAGAAGGTGGAGGTGGCGGACGACGAGAAGAAGGTGGTGTCGTACAGCGTGGTGGACGGCGAGCTCGTGAGCTTCTACACCAACTTCAGGGTCACGGTGCAGGTCACCCCCAGCACCAAGGAAGGCGAAGGCGCGGTGGTGAACTGGACCATGGTCTTCGACAAGGCCAGCGAGCAGGTGCCCGAGCCGGACGTCATCAAGGAGACCGCCGCCAAGACCTTCCACGACCTCGACGACTACCTCCTCAAGAACTAG